In Piliocolobus tephrosceles isolate RC106 chromosome 10, ASM277652v3, whole genome shotgun sequence, a single window of DNA contains:
- the NEUROD4 gene encoding neurogenic differentiation factor 4: MSKTYVKSKEMGELVNTPSWMDKGLGSQNEVKEEESRPGTYGMLSSLTEEHDSIEEEEEEEEDGEKPKRRGPKKKKMTKARLERFRARRVKANARERTRMHGLNDALDNLRRVMPCYSKTQKLSKIETLRLARNYIWALSEVLETGQTPEGKGFVEMLCKGLSQPTSNLVAGCLQLGPQSVVLEKHEDKSSICDSAISVHNFNYQSPGLPSPPYGHMETHLLHLKPQLFKSLGESSFGSHLPDCSTPPYEGPLTPPLSISGNFSLKQDGSPDLEKSYSFMPHYPSSSLSSGHVHSTPFQAGTPRYDVPIDMSYDSYPHHGIGTQLNTVFTE, translated from the coding sequence ATGTCAAAAACTTATGTGAAATCCAAGGAGATGGGAGAGCTAGTCAACACACCATCCTGGATGGATAAAGGTCTGGGTTCCCAAAATGaggtgaaggaggaagagagcagaCCAGGTACTTATGGGATGCTCAGCAGCTTAACTGAAGAGCATGACAGTattgaggaagaagaagaagaggaagaagatggggagaaacctaAGAGAAGGGGTCCCAAGAAAAAGAAGATGACCAAAGCTCGCCTTGAGAGATTCAGGGCTCGAAGAGTCAAGGCCAATGCCAGAGAACGGACCCGGATGCATGGCCTGAATGATGCCCTGGATAACCTGAGGCGAGTCATGCCATGCTACTCTAAAACCCAGAAACTTTCCAAGATAGAGACTCTTAGACTGGCCAGGAACTATATTTGGGCTTTATCTGAAGTTCTGGAGACTGGCCAGACACCTGAAGGGAAAGGCTTTGTGGAGATGCTCTGTAAAGGACTCTCTCAGCCCACAAGCAACCTGGTGGCTGGATGTCTCCAGCTGGGCCCTCAGTCTGTCGTCCTGGAGAAGCATGAGGATAAATCTTCTATTTGTGACTCTGCCATCTCTGTCCACAACTTCAACTATCAGTCTCCGGGGCTGCCTAGCCCTCCTTATGGCCATATGGAAACACATCTCCTTCATCTCAAGCCCCAATTATTCAAGAGTTTGGGAGAATCGTCCTTTGGGAGTCATCTACCTGACTGCAGTACACCCCCTTACGAGGGCCCACTCACTCCACCTCTGAGCATCAGTGGGAACTTCTCCTTGAAGCAAGATGGATCTCCTGACCTAGAAAAATCCTACAGCTTCATGCCACATTACCCTTCTTCAAGTCTAAGCTCAGGGCATGTGCATTCAACTCCTTTTCAGGCTGGTACCCCCCGTTATGATGTTCCTATAGACATGTCCTATGATTCCTACCCCCATCATGGTATTGGGACCCAACTCAATACAGTCTTCACTGAGTGA